The following coding sequences are from one Fimbriimonadaceae bacterium window:
- a CDS encoding MmgE/PrpD family protein: MHNAVTLARDTNQALGIGRFAIDFLAGTLGPGPSQAVIERTRMFHTDAVLCGLSALALGTNAPTVLREEALSYRAEDPDHAAFVFGSSQGVMAEKAVVANCSAVREWDSNGTNFGYRPELGYTAGEFGHNDFYPVAVAACQQRGLDGATALKAMVLIDEIRGRLAEVFSLKTYKIDHVVHGAVASAAVYGALMGATPEQIESAVGMVVAHYVPWRAIRAGKQLSDSKGASAALSTEVAVLSMKRAMAGFVGPGDIFRNPESLFRQFVKTDGASPFDLVLSHSGDDFAVMGMHFKLGLYEHQSAGALQAVVNLVSELPDALADGAVDRLTIKAYEPAFGIIGDPAKRDPRTRQSADHSMVFIVARFLRRATEKRHAMGAEAFASWAAGAAAGSHDAVWQELMLMPEDYGDQALFDPATRETMAKIQFEHGGPEYDAKYPDGIPTSLVAGLADGRVWDSGLVMYPAGHARNTTADLKAILATKADKLGALAFADADTRHEVLGRFDRLAELDAFGLAGLYDFDLAVASD, from the coding sequence ATGCACAACGCCGTCACCTTGGCCCGCGACACGAACCAAGCCCTGGGAATCGGGCGGTTTGCCATTGACTTCCTCGCCGGCACTCTCGGCCCTGGGCCTAGCCAGGCCGTCATCGAGCGCACCCGCATGTTCCACACCGACGCCGTCCTGTGCGGCCTGAGTGCACTGGCCCTGGGGACGAACGCCCCGACCGTCTTGCGCGAGGAGGCCCTGTCCTACCGGGCCGAAGACCCCGACCACGCCGCCTTCGTCTTTGGCAGCAGCCAGGGAGTCATGGCGGAAAAGGCGGTGGTGGCCAATTGCTCGGCGGTGCGCGAGTGGGACAGCAACGGCACCAACTTTGGTTACCGCCCCGAACTCGGCTATACCGCCGGAGAGTTCGGACACAACGACTTTTATCCCGTGGCCGTCGCCGCGTGCCAGCAGCGCGGCTTGGACGGCGCGACGGCCCTCAAGGCGATGGTGTTGATCGACGAGATCCGAGGCCGCCTCGCCGAGGTGTTCTCGCTCAAGACTTACAAGATCGACCATGTCGTCCACGGTGCGGTCGCTTCGGCGGCCGTGTACGGGGCTCTGATGGGGGCGACCCCGGAGCAGATCGAGAGCGCGGTCGGTATGGTCGTGGCCCACTATGTGCCCTGGAGGGCGATCCGGGCTGGGAAGCAGCTCAGCGACAGCAAGGGAGCGAGTGCGGCCCTGTCGACCGAGGTCGCCGTGCTGAGCATGAAGCGGGCGATGGCGGGCTTTGTCGGCCCCGGTGACATATTCCGCAACCCCGAGAGCTTGTTCCGGCAGTTCGTCAAGACCGACGGCGCCTCGCCGTTTGACCTGGTCTTGAGCCACTCGGGAGACGACTTCGCCGTGATGGGGATGCACTTCAAACTCGGACTCTACGAACATCAGAGCGCGGGGGCCCTCCAGGCCGTCGTCAACCTGGTGTCCGAACTCCCCGACGCCTTGGCCGATGGTGCCGTCGACCGGTTGACGATCAAGGCCTACGAGCCGGCGTTCGGCATCATCGGCGACCCGGCCAAACGCGACCCTCGCACCCGGCAAAGCGCAGACCACTCCATGGTTTTCATCGTCGCCCGTTTCCTCCGCCGTGCCACGGAGAAGCGTCACGCCATGGGAGCCGAGGCGTTCGCCTCGTGGGCGGCCGGTGCGGCCGCTGGCTCGCACGACGCCGTCTGGCAGGAGTTGATGCTCATGCCCGAGGACTACGGTGACCAGGCGCTGTTCGACCCCGCGACACGGGAGACAATGGCCAAGATCCAGTTCGAACATGGCGGGCCGGAATATGACGCCAAGTATCCGGACGGCATCCCGACTTCGCTGGTCGCCGGACTGGCGGACGGTAGGGTGTGGGACAGCGGCCTGGTCATGTACCCGGCGGGCCACGCCCGGAACACGACGGCCGACCTCAAGGCGATCCTCGCGACCAAGGCCGACAAACTGGGCGCCCTGGCCTTTGCCGACGCCGACACCCGGCACGAAGTCCTCGGCCGGTTCGACCGGTTGGCCGAACTCGACGCCTTTGGGTTGGCCGGGCTCTACGACTTTGACCTGGCGGTGGCTTCGGACTAG